GAtctggggcggcgccggcgagacggcgaccggggcggcgaggcggcgacggccgGCGGGCGGGGACGCGGGCGGCTGCgaccggcgggcggcgcggggcggcgctagggcactcgggcggcggcggccggcgggtgggacgcgggggccggcctcgggcccgggcgggccggcggcgcgggaggcggcggcgcccgCGTGCCGCGTCCCGATTGGCCGCGGGCGGCGGTGGGGAtttgtccggcgcggaccggacgcgtccggcggTGGAGAGGAAGCgggctagggttttggactgcgggatttcggggaggatcacatatttataggtagagggagctaggagagtccaaatgaggtgcggtttttgcccacatgatcgtgatccgacgacggagagcatggaagtgacttagatgggttattgggctgttttggagggtgttgggctgcaacactcaaaaggccttggcggttacccggttaacctttggagcatcaaacgacctccaaatggaacgaaacttgacaggtggtctaccggtggtgtaccaaggcaagactcggtccattccgagaacgtttaacacccgctcacgaaaagagacaagaggggtgcgccggtgcatgtaggagtgtcagattgcaaaacggacaacgggaaaaatactcggatgcatgagacgaacacgtatgcaaatgagatgcacatgatggcatgatatgaaatgcaagacatgaacaaaaatgcaaaacgaaagacaaaaacccaaccacggagggaatatcataacacatagctgaaaatggcaagagttggagttacaaatatggaaagtcacatccggggtgttacagcatgGCCCTCTACTCTATCACGGTTGAGGTGTATATGGCTGAATTGTGATCCTATCCTCGGCCGGCGAAAATGATCATTGAAGATCATGCCAATGGCCATTTTGAAGtcgccatcgtcttcttcctcctcatccgacGAAGAGTCCTAGAAGATCATCTCTCTTAAACTCTTCATCTTGACTAATGACGCGGTTCTATTCAGTTGACAAAGGAAAAAACGAGCTGAAAAGCACAAACTAACTCACCTAGGCAAATTGTCAAACACTTGAAAGGCGGCGAAGGCGTCACGACAGGCTTGCAACATTGAGAAGATACTAGCAGCCGACAAGGCTTTTGAGATGGCCAGTAGTGGACAGAGAAGCTCAGAGAAAGAAGATATGAGCCTCTTTCCGGCGATGGGATCGATGTAGAGGTGGTGTTTGAGCTCGATTCCGGCAACGGCAACGACCGATGACTGGTTTGGAGCAGGGCGACGAGGGCAAAAGGAGGCAATGGGGTGTCGGCGGAGACGGTGGGTAGTCGCCGAAAGCAACACCGGTGATGATGTATCGTGGGGTGGAGAAGGCGCAGGTGCggggaagaggtcaaaactttctCTGCGGATGGGTGGTTGAGTATATTTAAGAGTCGGGGTGGCCAATGATGATTATTTTTTCCCTAACGACGATAGGAATGCCAGCTAGAGAGAGGATAGCCGAAGATCGGTTATAGATGCCCAACCCTCCCGTGCGGTGCAGGGCCAAATTCCTCCAAAAACCGTGAACAACTCTAGCTTGGGATCGGGGGCAGAGCAAACTGCAAACGCTTTTCCCCAGATTGACCCCAAACCGTACCGATGTGCACTGTACTCCCCTTCCCCTTCCTATTCGTCGTTGTACCCCCAAGGCCCCAACcgggagtgaattgcaaaaaaccaccacatttgaggCTTCATCTGCGGAAAACCACCAGGTCGCTAATTATTTGCAAAACTCACCGCGCATTCAGTAAACATTTTGCAGTTTGCACTGAACAGGTGCTTTAGCCCATTTAATCACTTTCTGACATGTGGGGCCGAACTGTAAGGAGCTGATTTGGCAAAATAATCACACACAGGCCCCTAGTAGATTTTAAAAAAAGCAATCAGCCCCCTAGACCATGCCCAGCAGAGCAcggctcccgtcgccgccgccggaagACGCCCGCCCACTGGGCGGTCGCAGagatgaggaggaggtggagcgaGGAGGGCAGTCACGGAACTGAGCGCGCCCCAGGGTCTTTCTTCTCCAACGACGGGCGGCGCGGGCGGGATGGAGGCCGCCGACAAGCACTGCGCGGTCCGTCCTGGCCCTGCCGTCCATCGTGCAGTTTCACCGCCGCATGGTGGCCACCATCGCGCATCTCTGCGTCCGAGCCGCCGTGCAGGCCTGAGCAGCCAACGCGCGTCTGAGCCGCTGTGATCACGCCCTGGCCGTCGTGTTGCTCCGGGTCGCCGCGCAGCACGATGCCGCGGACGAGGCCGCCGTGCCCGCGGGCAACAACAACTCCACCGCGTGGACCTATGACCTGGACGCGCCACTCAACTGCTCCGAACTCCGGCGAGGACGAGCTCCTGCGCGCCACGGCCCATCCTACATAGCCTCGTGTCCCGGGAGGCGGAACCGCTGGACTCGCAGGTGGTGTCGGTCACCGTCGTCAACGGCAGCGGGGAACCATCAGCGCCGTTCGTACTGGGCGGCACATTCCGGAGCAGGCTCGTGCCAGGAGCGTGAGGTTGGCAGGCTGCCGGTCCCGTTGCTCGCCGTCCAGGTCACGCTACCGGCGACAGGGGAAGACGACCAGGGGCGGCAAGGGGGAGGGGCTTGATTGCTTTTTTGTTTAAGATCCAGGGAGGTATATGTCAATTTGTTGCCAAATCCGCTCCTTACATTCCGGCCCCACTCGTCAGAAAGTGGTTAAACGGGCTAAATCACCTgatcagtgctttttgcaaaaTGTTTACTGAATGCGCGGTGATTTTTGTAAATGATTAGCGACCTGGTGATTTTCCGCAGATgaagccccaaatgtggtggttttttgcaattcactcgccCAACCGGCCGCCGCCTCCCGTCTTGTCTCCCTCGCTCGTCCCAATCAATTCGTTATCTCCAGCAGCCACCTCCGCCGTGGCCCTCCATCCGGCGAGGGAAAGCTCTCCTTGCCACTCCCACGCGTCCGGTCGCCGGCAATAACTCCGCCGGTACCTCCTCCGTGACCTTATACCCCAaaattggtctttgtttggatgtcTTTTATAACATTGTCGGTTTGGATCTTGTTTGTTTACCTCCATTGTTGGCTAGGGTTTGGGCAGATGCAGTACCACGGATAGAACGAGATTGTCTGAATGTCTTTGTAGACGAAGAATACTGACGAAGGGGGTCGAACAGAGAATTAGAGATACGTTTTTGATGTCGCAGCTTCGTGCAAAGGAGATGGCAGACACACGCTCAAGCCGTGAGGTGTCACGGAAAAACCTTGAAAAGCAGAGATAGCCAGCGCCGGTTATGGGCGTGCGTGGAGAGATCTTGCAGAAGCGAAGGGGGAAGGTGGATACAGGCTCGATTCTGCAGAAGCATAATGCAAAGGAGAGGACGTGCTCCCCTGATCAGCTCCGCGGACGTACACAGGGTATCAATCGGCCTGTCAAGGCTGAATCACCtctggccggagagatgtctcagaAGCGAACAGAGAAGCTGGATACAGTCTCGACTCCACAGAGGCATAGTGCAAAGGAGACAGCGTGCCCCCCTGATCGGCTCCACGGACGTACACAGGGTATAAATCGGCCTGTCAAGACTGAAACAGGTTTGTCTCAGAAGCGAAGGGAGAAGGTGGATACAGGCTCAATTCCACATCGGCCTGTCAAGACTGAAACAGGTTTGTCTCAGAAGCGAAGGGAGAAGGTGGATACAGGCTCAATTCCACAGAAGCATAATGCAATGGAGAAGATGTGCCCTCCTGATCAGCTCCGCCGACAGATGCAGGGTATCAAGCGGCCTGTCAAGACTGAAGCATGTATGTCTCAGAAGCAAAGGGAGAAGGTGGATACAGGCTTGATTCCACAGAAGCATAATGCAATGGAGAAGACGTGCCCCCCTGATCAGCTCCGCCGACGTACGCAGGGTATCCAGCGGCCAGTCAAGACCGAAGCACGACTTGCTGGAGAGAAGCACACGAAAAGTAATGCATCTTTTCCAACGAAAAGAACCACTGCACAGCTCAGAAAAAGAACGAGTTCCTACACCAGTTGTCCCATCGATGCCCATGACCAGGGCAACACCGCTGCTATCCAGAACAGAGAGAAGAAGACGTGGGCGAAATAATTCAGAAGCTGAACAAATTGGGATTGGGAGAGGATATCAGCTTTGAGGAGTACTATGGATGCTTGGAGCAGCTGCCTCTCGACCCCGTGTTGATACTTCCAATAAACTCGACCTTATGGCTCGCTTTCGCATGGACCTTCGTCATGCGGTGTATCGCATCATATCCTACAAGGTTCCATCCATCCATGCCTCTATTTTTCAGTCATCTATTAAGTGCTGTTCAATCTGTACATCTGCGTTCCTTGCAACTTTATGCTACTTGTTCTATCCTACTTATGCTGGTTTCTTTAATCTCACATCCTTATCTAATTTGATCCAATGGTGATATCATTTCCTACAGTTGTTAAACAAGGAGTCCAAGAATGAGTTGTGCCGTCTTGAACTGATGGAGTGCCCAATGGATCTTCTTGACAAGGACGAATTTCCTAAAGATTTCCTCGTGGAGATGCAATATTTTAGCTTCTTCGAGAGAACAGGTGCATTAGACTGGTTCTTCGACCCTGATCTGCCTGCTGGCCTGAATGACTACCAGCGTCTAGTTCCTCATGATCATGTACGTATATAATTTGATCACAGTGTTTGTGTGATCATTTAATTGCCTTTGGTGTTCCATTGTGTTAGTATGGCTAGTTAGGACCATTTGTCTGAATTTCAAAACCATGCTATATACACAAATGAGACTCTGTGGTCTGTATCCAAAAAAGGGTTGAAAAGTTATTTGTTTACTTATTGAAGGATCTAGATTACAGAACAATTTATTGATGAGTTCATGATACATCTACAGAGTGCTGATTGTCTTCTTGGATGAAAATTTCATAATATTATATGCTGGAATATGTAGATGATCAAATTATCGGTCTCTGGAAACTGACCAACTGACTACTTTAACATAGTGCCAATCTAGGATATTTTTCGTAGATTCTGTCATGTTATATTTGTCATTCTAATAGACATTCTAAACCATGTGTTTCCTTTTTACCTTCATTTTGATGTAGGGTCATGGTGAGTATGCTTTCTGGGGTGCGTACAGAAGTTACTTTCATAGCTACGAGATGCAACTTGAATACATCAAGTACTTTGAAACATTATTAAGGGAACTTGAGGTATACATCATAAAGTCAAGCAAGACTAGCTTTCCTGCAGTGATTGGATTTTTGTTAGGGGACTCACAACCTTCTTTTTTTAATTTTGATTGATACAGTGGTTGAAAGATTGTCTACCGAGGAAGTTTTCATCTCGTACTGTAAGTACATGACCACACAAAAATAATGAATGGCAATGTTTATGTATGTGCTGCACCACCATGGTAATTCCTCTGTTCTTTAGGTAAACAAGATTCGGACAAGAGGAATTTATCAAGCAACTAAGATCGCCGCTCGCTTTTGCAATATCACACCACATTTAGCTCGTATTGGCTTCGATGTATGATCCCTATCATAATCACTAGTTTGTTTTTTTGTGGTTTGCATCTGACAGTTCCGTTCTTTTGATGCAGGATTGTTTTACTTACATGAGCTTCGAGGCTACTTGGTGTAACGGGTCCGATGATCTCTATTTTGAGATTTGGAAGCGGGTCACTCAACAAAAGGTTAACATTCGGCACTGTAACCCATTCTTCTGCACATGTGTTGATTATCCATGTAATTCTGATTAATTCCTGGTCTTAATGAACTCTGAATATGCTTGGTAATGTATATTTTTTCCTTGACAATGCACAGGAGAGTTTCAGAAATACTTTGAAGGAAGTCTATGAGCTGAACAAGTGCCCTTCACTGCAAGAGAGCATAAAATATGCCATAGAGGATGACTGTTCCGTGATGAAAACGGCAGTTGGCTCTTCTTCACAGACAATTTTCAAGTCTAGAATTCGTAACATGCATGCTTATCTCTTTTGCTTCTTTCCTCTATCTTTTCAGTTTCTTCGTTGCACGGCAGGGGCAGGCATTACCAAGGAAGTAAATACTATGATATGCATGTGGGATTGATCCAGTGAATTATATGTTCTTATATTTGATTTGATTTCACCTCTGACTGCCTTAGGTACCAGTTGATGAAGCTCAGGCGTTGATTGCAGAGGCAGTTAAAAAGCTGGTACTATGTTTGAATGAAATTGCACCTTGCTACatattacctccgtcccaaattagtTGTCTTTGATGTGTCAAGATACGGATGTACCTATAACACTAAAGCGTGTCTAGatatatccgtatctagacaaatcta
This region of Triticum aestivum cultivar Chinese Spring chromosome 2D, IWGSC CS RefSeq v2.1, whole genome shotgun sequence genomic DNA includes:
- the LOC123049914 gene encoding uncharacterized protein, translated to MLGAAASRPRVDTSNKLDLMARFRMDLRHAVYRIISYKLLNKESKNELCRLELMECPMDLLDKDEFPKDFLVEMQYFSFFERTGALDWFFDPDLPAGLNDYQRLVPHDHGHGEYAFWGAYRSYFHSYEMQLEYIKYFETLLRELEWLKDCLPRKFSSRTVNKIRTRGIYQATKIAARFCNITPHLARIGFDDCFTYMSFEATWCNGSDDLYFEIWKRVTQQKESFRNTLKEVYELNKCPSLQESIKYAIEDDCSVMKTAVGSSSQTIFKSRIRNMHAYLFCFFPLSFQFLRCTAGAGITKEVNTMICMWD